A segment of the Carya illinoinensis cultivar Pawnee chromosome 1, C.illinoinensisPawnee_v1, whole genome shotgun sequence genome:
aaaaaaatgaatgataaaagaaattttCGTAAGCATGCGAGTAATGGCGGCAGCTAATTGATGGTTGGTAGAGTTTTACCTCAAGAAATTTTttagtgaaaagaaaatgatatatatatatatatatataaagaggttTACCTTAGGAAGTGGAAAAAGTCTCAAACTAATTGAATTGTTGCTTTAGTTGATAATGCGGCTGTCCCATTAGTTGTTGATGGTGTGAGTTCAACCATTCATCAGTATCAACagcctcatatatatatacgggTGATAGGTTTATTACCATATTCTACGTGAAAATGCCAATATAGCATTCAACGTTGCCGCATAAGACAACGCTTCTTTACTTGCAAGAATTGAGACgtatttatgataataaaattccTCTGAATTTTTTGTTGGTTTCAAATGGTTTAATTTACATAACATgaatttattgatttttgttaTGCATAGATGTatatttacattacaaaatgTTCAATTCAATGACACCCACCGTACAAAAAACCCTCGTACAGGACTGTATCATGACTACTCACTGTAAAGATCAGGCCCATGACCGGAAGCAGTCCAAAGCCGTCGATTGAACTCATCCTTCATCTCCTCAGGCACAAACTGGGTCCTACACAGAGGACAAGTTTTTCTATCATGGTCCATCCATTGGTCCAGACAAGTCCGGTGGAAAATGTGCCTGCAATTCCTCAACCATCTTATCTCTTCCCCACCCTCGAACTCGTACAGACAAACCGCACAGCTTTCCGGCAGGTCCCCGGGGCGGGCAGACTCCGCCAGGTCCTGGAACTTCATCACGGGCAGGAATTCCTGGATCAGGAGCGCGAACACAAGTTTGGGTTTGTGTTCAGGCATCCGGGCCTCGTCAACCGGCCGAATTGAGTAGGTTTTGAGGAAGTCTGAGAGACCCAAGAAGTGAGAGAGCAAGAAAATGAAACTTCTTATGAAATCCAGAACGGAAAGTGCGTGGAAGAAAACCACACTGTACCCAGCTGGGAAGCCCATGGTCATGCAGCTCGGAGGTGGAAAAAAATGGACCTTTTTCTCAACGAGAGAGAACTTTAGCTAATTCGCTTCCGCGAGAGAGAGATTTATGTAGTGTTCATAAGTTTGCAACGGATTAGAAAACTCACTGTAAATATATTGTCACAACGATAGACACTCGTTACAAATAATTAATTgcaacaaattactaaactttGTTAATTTCCTCCCATTTCCAACAAATTAGGAAATCCGTTACAAATAAATTATCCcaacaattaattaattgcaacaaattactaaactcgttggattttttttaatttccttccATTTTTAACTAATTAGAAAACTTGTTGCAAATTTGTGAACAGCAACACCTTTTTGCAATGAATGTAGTGTCATTGGTAATTATACATATACTTTTTGCAATTGAACGAAGGTATTTTCGTTGGTATTGATGGTAATAATTTTTTAGCAATCTTATATGCAGTTGTGAAATTGCAAACGCCgcacaatcgttttgaaaaagagtggggttcacgattaaaaagttcgttttttttctcatgtgaatctcatattaatttatttttttcaaaacgactgcacgtcGCTTACACAactacgactgtaaatatcatttctcataattgtttgcaagaaaagaaaaaggttgttaatttgtataaaaatttcggaACCATTTTTTGCGACGGAAGTTTGTTGTTGCTAAAAATTTTTTCTACAACAAACAAGTCTCAttaagagcatcctcatccggTTTTTCATcctcatccctataatttaactcaaaatcatatttcttcaaatttatccctaaattttattcatcttctaaaaaccttctacatctcattcccc
Coding sequences within it:
- the LOC122301751 gene encoding brassinosteroid-responsive RING protein 1-like, translated to MTMGFPAGYSVVFFHALSVLDFIRSFIFLLSHFLGLSDFLKTYSIRPVDEARMPEHKPKLVFALLIQEFLPVMKFQDLAESARPGDLPESCAVCLYEFEGGEEIRWLRNCRHIFHRTCLDQWMDHDRKTCPLCRTQFVPEEMKDEFNRRLWTASGHGPDLYSE